AAACTGCACTGTAgtatgttgaaatttttttttgagatttggaaCATCTCATGAATATATTAGTGTTtgatgtgccaaatgccaaatatataCCTGATGCGAATGCTCTTATATTGTGTATTTCTAAGTTGGGACAAAATTTGGCAGCAATTTATAATCAACAAATAGCAGAATGCAGATTAATGCAAACCAAACTCTCACACCCCGAGAATGGCCTATTTCTTTTGACTTAAAAAACtctgaagaaaataaaaattaaataagtatTCAAGACCACAATTTCCCCAGTCAGTACGGCAGGGCATTACataaccctttttttattttttatgtcagACTCCATTGTTGTGGCCTTTTACCAtgataatatttctcttttgtttttggatatCTATATAAAAGTTCATACATCAAAAAAACAGTGTCCACATTATAGTTTGAATCACAGTAATGAGCGTTCCAAGTGAAATTGTATAataacacttctttttttttaattttatttacacAAGAAAATGCCGGTGGAACGCCAAATACCGTAACTAGAAGATATCTTCAAAATTCTATATCTACTACATATATTTCTCCTATTTCCCATTAATGGATAATTCCTTCCGTTTCCGTTGGTGAACCAGGGATAAAAGGAACAAAACCCCTCCCACCAAACACAGGACGCATGAAAGCATCGTCAAACTTTCGCCAATAGCAATGGACAGTGCGACTTGGGGTAGTCCAGAGCATTCGTAAACTAGATGGACGGGTAACGTTGGTACTTAAGTTACCTTCTGGTTCTTGCCCATTGATGCCAAGAAGTGGAAGATTCAAAGACTTTGACGATGACAAATCAGGGGATATTATGCCACTCGAGTGTTTCTGTTGTGGTAGCAAGAACCTTACAATAGGCTTTGTCAATAATCCACCCACCTGAAATGTCCACAAATCAATGATAACTTGGAGAATGAACATGATAAATAAATCTAACAAAGAAAATCCTATCATAGCTATCATCTTTCAGAGACTACAAACGACATGCCAATACAATGGTCACAATTGCACACAACAAATAACTTGCTGGATGGGCTAGGGCTGCAACTAGCCTTTATGATGTTCTAAATAGAAGCAAGTCCAATCCAAGGAACTAAACAGGAAAACTTGAAAATAAGGAGCTCATTAACAGAGAACTATCTAGTACCCCAGGATGATCTAGATATGACTTATTCAAGTATAAAAGGTAACATAAATGCTTTGGCCTCTGCTGGCTTCGGCCTCTGCTCTTTCTTTTATACAAGTtccttttcaccaaaaaaaaaaaaaaaaccacctttGTAGCATGGTGGTAATAATTCCCTAAACCAAGCACCACTCAACCCGATGGGGATCCCTTTGGGAGTGAGACTGCCACTTATGATCAAAGGCTGTGAAGTATACTGCAAAAGACTCTTGCTTTTGCCTATTGTAGATAAAAGGTCGTACCTACTACATAAGACTCTTGCTTTTGCAGGGACTACAAGAGAGGTGGTCAGTAAACAACCTTACCCCCAATTTTGGAGAACCTAATTCATGAGCTGAAACTCATGACACATCACTTGGGTGGAAGCACTTTTCATTGAACTAATGTCCAACCTCTTATCCACGTACAAAATGTCAATTAAAAGTTTAACCACATTAACCCAGTAGTGGAAATCACCGTGTTTAAATAACATAAATTGGAAATTATGGCAAGTACTAGAGAGCAGTCCAAAGTTTAGGAATTTTTAACCTCAGTGGAATGAGATCTCTTACCACAGTAGTGAAGAGAACGACTGTAATGGTGCTGGTGATCATGATTGCATTCCCTGGCAATTGAGTATGCCCTGAACTAGCAAACTGCACACATCATAATACAGACTTCATCAAATGTAAAAACCACCACAAATAAACAAAGATGACATTTTGTATCATGGTAAAGGATCCCCTCTAATTTCCTCCCATTTTTAGCCAGATAAGCAACACTTGgcattcatttgatttttaaatgccACATATCTtacatctaaataaaaattagaaggAATTGGAGGATTCAATGAGAGGGGATCTCATCCCATGTATCATTAATTTAGTTCTACGTATTGAAAACAGTAGGACCAACGAGAATATATAGTGTAGTAGGGTGAAAAATGCACCAAGAAACAAGGAAAATGACATCCTCACCACTAAAGCATACATCCCATTTTATGACTTACACACAAAGTGGAGTAACCTATGCATGTCCTAACTCCCTCAATGTGCAGGATGCCTTAACACTGGTGATGAGTAGCACAGTAAACTTGTCCCCATTTTACCTGATTATAAGCAAGTGCCACAGATACAGCACCTCGCATGAGTCCAGCCCACCATATGGTCACCTGTTTGAGTTATAATAAAGATTCATTGAGAATTCAGGGAGATGGGAAACTCAACACAATAATACCAAAGATACTACCTGCTGCTTAAATCTTATTTTGTTGCCCTGAGACTTCTTAGTTAAGTTGGATATAAAACATAGAGGGAATACAAAAGCTGCTCTTCCAATCAGAACCAACGCAAGCAATATCGAACTCACACCAACCGATGTCTTAGGACTGAAAATTAGAATGAAGATCCagttacaaaaaagaaaaaaacaagttaCATTGAAAAGCATTgtgataaatataaaagaaattaaacatttttatgATCCTAAAAACAAGGGGAACAACATATTTAGATTAAACAAGAGAAGAATAAGCTTGATTGCATTATCCTTTTGAACACTTGTATATATTACCTCTTGGAAGCAAATTCCCACTTCTCCATGTCCAAGGCATCCATACCAACATATAGGAAGATGAAAATCTCTAAGACAAATGACAATGTTGCAAAAGAATGCCTACACATAAAtaggaaaggaaaaataagtgttttaatGATGTTCAGAAAAAACATATCATATGACGGGAGATGAAGGGGAGGGAGGGTTTGTGGGTCTCAAAAGTTTAAGAAACTATTTACAGAGTTAACATACTTAGTTGTGATTCTTGAACTTTCAGTCACATTATGCCAGGTGTAATGCGACATGACAATCCCACAAAAGAACACGGTAAGAATGCCACTTAAATAGAATAGCTGGAAAGTATTAACAATCATTAGAATACAAAGGTCAGTGACATAAAACCCAATAACTAGACCTGAAACAAAAGTTTCAGCTCAAGATTAAAAAATCTTACTTCAGCCATCATATACGAAAGGTAAGCCATTAGCATCATTAGAGCAACTTCACGATCAGTGGAGTGCctaccaaaaaattttaatgactTCAATttcaagtaaataaataaatatgtaaaagaATAGGAACATATTGTatacagtttttctttttgatacaACAGAAGATCagaagttcttttttttcttcctttttttcaaaAGAGAATCACAACAATGAAATACCAGCACATCCAGTACACtggtaatgaaaaaaaatagttttaaaagcTTCACATGCTAAAATTCATGGGCCATTCCGGACAATTGCTATGCATATAAAACTTTAATTCATCCCACattattcaatttttcatagaaaataaattattgattttatgTTCCAAATTGATCATAATAATATTTAGAATACTAATTCCATATCTAAATTGTTCTCTATAGCCAAATAGCTGTTATAATCCAAGGTGCACCACACCAATCAATATAATAATACTGAACTACACCTAAAGTTCCCCAATCAAACTAAAGCATAACTTTTTTATACATCAAATAATACAACAGATCAATTGAATTAAATAATAAGCAAATCGCAATTCTTGCCCTTCGCTACCTGCCAAAGTACAACTTCTTTATTATGTATGCACTAAGCAATCCAACCTGTAAGTAAAAGATACAAAATGTCAATAAAAGATATAATTCCCCATgcctaataaaataacaaaaaaaagaatataaaaatacacTAAAACTAAAACTGCATGGCTGCATCTCATACAACATCACTTTGGTCCCAAAAAAAACTGCCTTCCAGAAGAATCTGAGGCTTAAGTAATTGGATCTCAATTACTACCATTGAATCTTTCCAATGAGAAAAGCCAAGTGATTCCCCCCCCGCCCTCtcctaaaaaaaggaaaaataaaactaaaaccgCATGACTGCATCACATGCACcatcaccttttcttttttgttttttctctgttttcttcttcttgtatcTTCTGGGTTTCTCTatgttcttcatgcatagagtagCCATTGTTATATATAACAttcttacttattaaaaaaaaggatttttctTCCAGAAAAACCTGGGGCTTAAGTAATTGGATTTCTATCACCATTGAATCTTCATGATATAGAAAAGCCCAGTGATTAGAACTTCCCCCATACTCAGATGTTACCAAGAATTTCTACTCTCACCTCATTCAATGGAGCATATTAGTTTGCTAATTCATTTAGGATCCTTGCTAAGGTGAGCTAAATGGTCCCAGGAGCACGGAGAAACACAATTCATACTCCAATTGTTATCACACAGAATGAAAAAGGAGAATTTACGTTGTTGAACTTAAATAGCAGTAATAAGGCAGTGTAAACAATTGGAAAGATAAGCAAACATACATGCATGTGCAGTGTGCTCAAAAACACACAaagggggggagagagagagagagagagagagggactcACTGCTACCCCCAGCACCGTGCTGGTGAAGAATAAAGATAAGAAATTGCCAATGAATTGCATGACATTGGTTGAGGTGATATGAGAAAGGTCAAATCTCTGAATTGCATTGAAAAGTACCACAGATGTGGCATCATTGAGTACACCTTCCCCAAAGACTACACTGTACAGGAAAGGTGTTTCTTCCTGATTAAGCACCTGCCATATCATAGGGGAACTTTATAAGGAATGTTTATCTAGTTATTCACTAATTTCTAGCTATTGTACATAAAGCCAACACCTTGACAATACTTTTATACCTGTAATGTGCAAACAGAATCTGTAGCTGAGAATATAGCTCCAATTGctacaaaaaatgaagaaatgcaATATTTAGGACCGAGTCCAAAGAATAAAGCAGTACAAGGCATAACATATTTTAAGCTTTAAGTGAAGATATAACTTTTAAGAGGCAGGGGATTTTTTTGCAACCAATCATGGGTAGAGCAATGGAAATGGTATCATACACAGGCAATTAGAGAGAGAACATTAAAGATAGCGCACATATTATttgttttagcaaaaaatttacataaacaTAACCATGAATTTTAATGAGCCAAAGATTTCGAGTTTCAATGGGATTCATCAAAACACTTGTGCATGGGTTAAATTCCAACCCAATCCATAGAGCAAAGAGGCATGCAGAGTCTGAACCCCAACTTCATATATGTTATCCAAAAGACCCAACACCCACAGAAAATCTACGTCTGCCAAGCATTCATATgcaaattaacaaaagaaagtGAGAGATTACCGAGATAATCTCCAATCTCCAGGAAGCCAATATCCAATTTTTTGAATAGCTGCATTGAACCTGGATCAAGATTCTGTAAGTTACAACATgaccaaaaaaaagagcatatTCTGAATCGATACCAattaggtaatatatatatgcatgttaGCTAAATTACATCAAATAATGCAACATTTTATTGAAGACTGCATGTTGCCATATCCATCTGATGTAAGCATGCCTGCACATTCTCAACATACCTAGCGATATGATGGTAAAGGATATCAAAGTACCAACAGCACCAAACAAAGTGATTGTCATAAAGTTTCGGAAAAATTGCTTCTTTTTCACCTGAAACCTGAACAGGAAAGGATCTGGTCAGGAAACAAGGCACCAAAATTCAATCTTTGACATTCATAAATTTCTCTCCAATACCAGCATTAAAAAGACGATATGCACAATCCATCCAAAGTTCacacaaattaataaaattgactAAAATGAAGACCAGACAGCTAAAGATAACAGTTCAAACTCAAATATAAGCACGGGGTATATAAATACTCAGCTAAGGAGGAAATTAGCTAAGCTTTATGTTGTTGTTGATTACGGTAGTCCATGAAAACAGATACAATGGGTAAAGAGTTCAAAATGCAGAGATGTTCTAAAATCTAGAGTTTAAGGTCAAGGAGGAATATGAATAGGAACATCAGGAAGACTATTGCTGTTAATAATTTCAAGTTCATTAATTGAATGTATGGTTTGCTGACAGCAGTAGACACTGTAGTTTCACAGTAACCTTTTATCTAGATTATGGGCTAAGTCTCAGAAGCTAAAAAGAGGAGGTAGGAAGAAAATAATCTGGAGCCTGCATCTTCCCCAATTACACTTCAAATCAAATTTGGAATGcagacaaataaataaatgaaccaTTATTACTAGTCGCAAATAAAATGCAGCACGGCTACAACTCCATATAATATACTTAAACCTCCTAACAATAAACAGGAATTTAATCTTTCATAGAAATCAATTGTAATATTCAGAAGTAGCATCATTGAGATGTATTGAAAATGGCAAAAAGCATCAACCAAAAAGGTAAAGGTTGTGATAAAGAGAACCAAACTTACCCAGCATTAAAGATAATGGGTGGAAGAAGATATATAAAGAAGAGATCTTCACTAAAGACTAAGACGTGTGAgctttttcccttagtatttagTAGAATTACAATTCCAGTACAGAGACCCTGCAATCAACCCCAAAAACAATGACTCCACAGACTTCCATAATACTACATAAATCATGGGTAATTACAATCGAAACTAGCAAGCCACCAACTAATTGTATATCAGTTAGAGAAACTCACAATGGCAAGGGCAGTAATCGACTCAGTCATCCATCTACTCTTCTCTAGAAGATGCCCGATCACAATACAAGCAGTAAGAAGCAACACAAATAAAGTAATAGAATTGACCGAAGTTTCATTAGGGGCTGCCACACCCAAGTTCATAAAAAAAGAGCTCATACTGAAACCCATGAAGCCACTTCAATCTCAAATAGGCACAAGAAACTCTCTGTTCATAGACACAAAGATATACATAAATTCATAGGTATATTAAAAAAGTGAGTACCCCATTTTCCCATAATAACTATATACAAATTATAAACATACatgatgaaaatttcaaataaatatgaatatgaaaCAATATAACATCaaattataccatttttatAAACCTAAAAGGCTAAAAAGAGATGTGATTATACAACCAAACAATGTCCTctatttaaacatttaaaaaagagttcaaaaaataaaactgaatAATTCAGTTATTTTCagtagaaaacaaaaaagcattttttttaaagtcaaaaaGATGTGAATTAGAACAAAGAAGCAAAACCAAAATATCCTAAGCCTCAAAAagtttctcttttgtgtttgttttttcttagattcattcctttttccttctataCTCAACCATTTCAGCTCTAAACGAATCAGAAGCAAAGAACAATAGAAAACTTAACACCTACGCCATAGCTTTCTGTTCTTTTCATCCCTCACTTTCtgggcaaccaaacacaaaagcaaCCTCAATATCGTTTTCACTAACTAACCAATTCAGCTCTCT
The sequence above is drawn from the Quercus lobata isolate SW786 chromosome 12, ValleyOak3.0 Primary Assembly, whole genome shotgun sequence genome and encodes:
- the LOC115971396 gene encoding sodium/hydrogen exchanger 2-like, coding for MGFSMSSFFMNLGVAAPNETSVNSITLFVLLLTACIVIGHLLEKSRWMTESITALAIGLCTGIVILLNTKGKSSHVLVFSEDLFFIYLLPPIIFNAGFQVKKKQFFRNFMTITLFGAVGTLISFTIISLGSMQLFKKLDIGFLEIGDYLAIGAIFSATDSVCTLQVLNQEETPFLYSVVFGEGVLNDATSVVLFNAIQRFDLSHITSTNVMQFIGNFLSLFFTSTVLGVAVGLLSAYIIKKLYFGRHSTDREVALMMLMAYLSYMMAELFYLSGILTVFFCGIVMSHYTWHNVTESSRITTKHSFATLSFVLEIFIFLYVGMDALDMEKWEFASKSPKTSVGVSSILLALVLIGRAAFVFPLCFISNLTKKSQGNKIRFKQQVTIWWAGLMRGAVSVALAYNQFASSGHTQLPGNAIMITSTITVVLFTTVVGGLLTKPIVRFLLPQQKHSSGIISPDLSSSKSLNLPLLGINGQEPEGNLSTNVTRPSSLRMLWTTPSRTVHCYWRKFDDAFMRPVFGGRGFVPFIPGSPTETEGIIH